From Acidimicrobiales bacterium, the proteins below share one genomic window:
- a CDS encoding metalloregulator ArsR/SmtB family transcription factor codes for MPASAVASDTLAALADDTRMGIVEALAARDHTVGELVDLFPISQPAISRHLRVLREAGVVASEAHGKLRVYRLNPAALHDVTDWTDRCRRTWEARFDALGDHLDRMKEQRRAR; via the coding sequence GTGCCCGCCTCCGCCGTCGCCTCCGACACGCTGGCCGCGCTCGCCGACGACACCCGCATGGGCATCGTCGAAGCGCTCGCGGCGCGCGACCACACCGTCGGTGAACTCGTCGACCTGTTTCCCATCAGCCAGCCGGCGATCTCGCGTCACTTGCGGGTGCTGCGCGAGGCCGGCGTCGTGGCGTCCGAGGCGCACGGCAAGCTTCGGGTGTACCGACTCAACCCCGCGGCACTGCACGACGTCACAGACTGGACCGATCGCTGCCGGCGCACGTGGGAAGCGCGCTTCGACGCGCTCGGCGACCACTTGGATCGTATGAAGGAGCAGCGCCGTGCCCGTTGA
- the trmD gene encoding tRNA (guanosine(37)-N1)-methyltransferase TrmD, whose translation MRVDVFTLFPDVVDAYLDASLIGKARAEGVLDLRVHDLRAQASGVHRSVDDAPYGGGAGMVLMPEPVFAAIEAVAPPRPLFALTPSGRVFDQALARTLATGDGFSLLCGRYEGFDARITDHLVDGELSIGDFVLAGGEPAAFVVIEAVARLVPGVLGNTASPDEESFGDDGLLEYPQYTRPPSFRGWDVPDVLRSGDHGAIAAWRKATALVRTLRRRPDLIERRGGLTDAERSLLDRWAPGEYD comes from the coding sequence GTGCGCGTCGACGTCTTCACCCTCTTCCCTGATGTCGTCGATGCGTACCTCGACGCCAGCCTGATCGGCAAAGCCCGCGCCGAGGGCGTCCTCGACCTGCGTGTCCACGACCTGCGCGCCCAGGCCAGCGGCGTGCACCGATCGGTCGACGACGCCCCTTACGGCGGAGGAGCGGGCATGGTGCTCATGCCCGAGCCGGTGTTCGCGGCCATCGAAGCGGTTGCGCCGCCCCGGCCGCTGTTCGCCCTCACGCCGTCGGGCCGCGTGTTCGACCAGGCACTTGCCCGCACGCTGGCCACCGGAGACGGCTTCTCGCTGCTGTGCGGCCGCTACGAGGGCTTCGACGCCCGCATCACCGATCACCTCGTCGACGGTGAACTGTCCATTGGCGACTTCGTGCTCGCCGGTGGCGAGCCGGCGGCGTTCGTCGTCATCGAGGCTGTTGCCCGGCTCGTTCCGGGCGTGCTGGGCAACACGGCGTCGCCCGACGAGGAGTCCTTCGGTGACGACGGGCTGCTCGAATACCCGCAGTACACGCGCCCGCCGTCGTTCCGGGGCTGGGATGTTCCCGACGTGCTGCGCTCGGGCGATCACGGCGCCATCGCCGCGTGGCGCAAGGCGACTGCGCTGGTGCGCACGCTGCGACGCCGCCCCGATCTGATCGAGCGGCGGGGCGGGCTGACCGACGCCGAGCGGTCGCTCTTGGACCGGTGGGCGCCCGGCGAGTACGATTGA
- the ffh gene encoding signal recognition particle protein, whose translation MFEGLSDRFDGIFTRLRGRGRLSEADVDEVCREIRVALLEADVNFTVAREFIAKVKEKTIGLDLSQSLNPAQQVIKVVHEELIETLGGETLKITYASRPPTVILLAGLQGGGKTTTAAKLARWFKAQGRNPMLVGADLQRPAAVEQLGVLAGQIGVTMFSEKTDPVSVAKHGLEEAQRLGKDVLIVDTAGRLAIDQELMEEVKNISAAVEPKYTFLVIDAMTGQSAVETAEAFHQTLELDGVILTKLDGDARGGAALSVKQVVGRPIAFASNGEKLEDFDIFHPDRMAGRILGMGDVLTLIEKAEAVYEEQEAEIAAQKLLEGQFTLDDFLDQMQQLKKMGPLSSVLGMMPGLPKEMKNVEIGDREVGKVEAIIRSMTREERTKPQLVNGSRRQRIANGSGTTISDVNLLLKQFDEMQKMMKQMSGIPGMKRRMNKKKKKRK comes from the coding sequence GTGTTTGAGGGCCTGAGCGACCGCTTCGACGGCATATTCACGCGCCTGCGCGGGCGCGGTCGCCTGAGCGAGGCCGATGTCGACGAGGTGTGCCGCGAGATCCGCGTGGCCCTGCTCGAAGCCGACGTCAACTTCACGGTCGCCCGCGAGTTCATCGCCAAGGTCAAAGAAAAGACGATCGGGCTCGATCTCAGTCAGAGCCTCAACCCGGCCCAGCAGGTCATCAAGGTCGTCCACGAGGAGCTGATCGAGACCCTCGGCGGCGAGACGCTCAAGATCACCTACGCGTCGCGGCCGCCGACGGTCATCCTGCTCGCCGGCCTCCAGGGCGGCGGTAAGACGACGACCGCGGCCAAGTTGGCGCGCTGGTTCAAGGCGCAGGGCCGCAACCCGATGCTCGTCGGTGCCGACCTCCAGCGCCCCGCGGCGGTCGAACAGCTCGGCGTGCTCGCCGGCCAGATCGGCGTGACCATGTTCAGCGAGAAGACCGACCCGGTCTCCGTCGCCAAGCACGGGCTCGAAGAAGCACAGCGCCTTGGCAAAGACGTCCTGATCGTCGACACCGCCGGCCGCCTCGCCATCGACCAGGAGTTGATGGAGGAGGTCAAGAACATCTCGGCCGCGGTCGAGCCGAAGTACACGTTCCTCGTCATCGACGCCATGACCGGTCAGTCGGCGGTCGAGACGGCCGAGGCGTTCCACCAGACCCTCGAGCTCGACGGCGTCATCCTGACCAAGCTCGACGGCGACGCCCGCGGTGGTGCCGCCCTCTCCGTCAAGCAGGTCGTCGGTCGCCCGATCGCCTTCGCCTCCAACGGCGAGAAGCTCGAAGACTTCGACATCTTCCATCCCGACCGCATGGCCGGGCGGATCCTGGGCATGGGCGACGTGCTCACGCTCATCGAAAAGGCCGAAGCGGTCTACGAGGAGCAAGAGGCCGAGATTGCGGCGCAGAAGCTCCTAGAGGGCCAATTCACCCTCGACGACTTCCTCGACCAGATGCAGCAGCTCAAGAAGATGGGGCCTTTGAGCAGCGTTCTCGGTATGATGCCTGGGCTCCCCAAGGAGATGAAGAACGTCGAGATCGGCGACCGCGAGGTCGGCAAGGTCGAGGCGATCATTCGCAGCATGACCCGGGAGGAGCGCACCAAACCGCAGCTTGTGAACGGTTCGCGTCGTCAGCGGATCGCCAACGGGAGCGGCACAACGATCAGCGACGTCAACCTTCTGCTCAAGCAATTCGACGAGATGCAGAAGATGATGAAGCAAATGAGCGGCATTCCCGGAATGAAGCGCCGCATGAACAAGAAAAAGAAGAAGAGGAAGTAA
- a CDS encoding GNAT family N-acetyltransferase, producing MADADVVGRVHAASWRVAYAQLGEAFLATIVDEERIALWRRVLAEDDGVVFIAPSDAPAGFIYVGASRDDDAPAYVGEVMTFYAAPEAWGTGVGRVLMARAIEELRAMGFAEATLWVLDTNPRARRFYEIAGWRADGGRKHQEWRNASFDEVRYRIAL from the coding sequence GTGGCGGACGCCGACGTTGTCGGCCGCGTGCACGCCGCGTCGTGGCGTGTCGCATACGCGCAACTCGGCGAGGCGTTCCTCGCAACCATCGTGGACGAGGAGCGCATTGCGCTGTGGCGCCGCGTGCTGGCCGAAGACGACGGTGTGGTGTTCATCGCGCCGTCGGACGCGCCCGCGGGTTTCATCTACGTGGGCGCGTCCCGTGACGACGATGCACCGGCGTATGTCGGTGAAGTCATGACGTTCTACGCCGCACCCGAAGCGTGGGGGACCGGCGTCGGGCGTGTGCTCATGGCGCGCGCCATCGAGGAGTTACGCGCGATGGGCTTTGCCGAGGCGACGTTGTGGGTGCTCGACACCAATCCCCGCGCGCGCCGCTTTTACGAGATCGCCGGCTGGCGCGCCGACGGTGGCCGCAAGCATCAGGAGTGGCGCAACGCAAGCTTCGACGAGGTCCGCTACCGCATCGCGCTCTAG
- the rplS gene encoding 50S ribosomal protein L19, translated as MNPTDLVDRANLRDDIPEFFPGDTLKVHVRVVEGTRERVQVFQGAVIRRQGSGVRETFTVRKVSFGVGVERTFPVHSPIIAQIEVVTRGDVRRAKLYYLRDRIGKAAKIKEKRTPTGSHQK; from the coding sequence ATGAATCCGACCGATCTCGTCGACCGCGCCAATCTGCGCGACGACATCCCGGAGTTCTTCCCCGGCGACACGCTGAAGGTCCACGTCCGCGTGGTCGAAGGCACCCGCGAGCGCGTCCAGGTGTTCCAGGGAGCTGTCATCCGCCGGCAGGGCTCGGGCGTCCGTGAGACCTTCACCGTCCGCAAGGTGAGCTTCGGCGTGGGCGTGGAGCGGACGTTCCCCGTCCACTCGCCGATTATCGCCCAGATCGAGGTCGTCACCCGGGGCGACGTGCGCCGGGCAAAGCTCTACTACCTGCGTGACCGCATCGGGAAGGCCGCCAAGATCAAGGAAAAGCGGACTCCGACCGGGTCGCATCAGAAGTAG
- a CDS encoding KH domain-containing protein, whose product MGRIQGWREVAMAQEETQPDADTPERVLTYIANALVDDPEAVEIEADAREGAVDLRLSVGSDDMGRVIGRRGRNAQAIRTVVRAAGARAGVEASVDIVD is encoded by the coding sequence GTGGGACGAATTCAAGGGTGGCGCGAAGTAGCGATGGCCCAGGAAGAGACGCAGCCTGACGCCGACACCCCCGAGCGCGTCCTCACCTACATCGCCAACGCGCTCGTCGACGATCCCGAAGCCGTCGAGATCGAGGCCGATGCCCGCGAGGGCGCGGTCGACCTGCGCCTCTCCGTCGGCAGCGACGACATGGGCCGCGTAATCGGTCGCCGCGGCCGCAACGCCCAGGCGATTCGAACCGTCGTACGCGCCGCCGGCGCCCGCGCCGGTGTCGAAGCCTCCGTCGACATCGTCGACTAA
- a CDS encoding SprT-like domain-containing protein, which translates to MQASLFEEEPPPRPDIEVRVSTKRRKTVAAYWEGERIVIVFPQRVPKRDRQVYVDELAAKLIAGRAKARPTDAELHARAVYLSRTYLRNAARPTSVQWSTRQNSRWGSCTAADGSIRISARLQGAPQFVVDAVLVHELAHLVHSDHSAEFYELANRFPRQRDADLFLKGLSFGLRAGSDHTGL; encoded by the coding sequence ATGCAGGCGTCGCTCTTCGAGGAAGAGCCACCGCCGCGACCTGACATCGAGGTGCGCGTCTCGACGAAACGGCGCAAGACGGTGGCGGCCTACTGGGAGGGCGAGCGCATCGTGATCGTGTTCCCGCAGCGAGTGCCCAAGCGCGACCGGCAGGTCTACGTCGACGAACTGGCAGCCAAGCTCATCGCCGGCCGCGCCAAGGCGCGTCCAACCGACGCCGAACTCCACGCCCGGGCCGTGTACCTGTCACGCACGTACTTGCGTAACGCGGCGCGTCCGACCTCGGTGCAGTGGTCGACGCGGCAGAACTCGCGCTGGGGGAGTTGCACCGCGGCGGACGGCTCGATCCGCATCAGTGCGCGGCTGCAGGGGGCGCCGCAGTTCGTGGTCGACGCCGTCCTCGTACACGAGCTGGCCCACCTCGTGCACAGCGATCACAGCGCCGAGTTCTACGAGCTGGCCAACCGCTTTCCGCGCCAGCGCGACGCCGATCTGTTCCTCAAAGGCCTCTCGTTTGGGCTGCGCGCCGGGAGCGACCACACTGGGCTGTAG
- a CDS encoding SRPBCC domain-containing protein: protein MPVDQPLGEFADRHTLVWERRYPHPIEVVFEAVSTGEHLDAWMLPESRVERFEGGACAFGWGSPADDPAATRGTVTVFEPPTTVQYTFDGASAHKGDASFMRFDLSSEGDSTRLVFTLHFLPAPDEAPMDYPGGDLPAPGTAWRPGFCAGYHEFLDDLTAFLAGTLDAAAKMDELMSGAHDNAALIDAYRAQIAARCPSG, encoded by the coding sequence GTGCCCGTTGATCAACCGCTGGGCGAGTTCGCCGACCGCCACACGCTGGTATGGGAGCGTCGCTACCCCCACCCGATCGAGGTGGTCTTCGAGGCGGTTTCGACCGGCGAGCACCTCGACGCGTGGATGCTGCCCGAGTCGCGGGTCGAGCGTTTCGAGGGCGGCGCGTGCGCGTTCGGGTGGGGCAGCCCCGCTGACGATCCCGCGGCGACGCGTGGCACCGTCACCGTCTTCGAGCCGCCGACCACGGTCCAGTACACCTTCGACGGCGCCAGCGCGCACAAGGGCGACGCCAGTTTCATGCGCTTCGACCTCTCGTCCGAGGGTGACAGCACCCGCTTGGTGTTCACGCTGCATTTCCTGCCGGCGCCCGACGAAGCGCCAATGGACTATCCGGGCGGCGACCTCCCGGCGCCCGGTACCGCGTGGCGCCCTGGCTTCTGCGCCGGCTATCACGAGTTCCTCGACGACCTGACGGCCTTCCTCGCCGGCACACTCGACGCCGCCGCGAAGATGGACGAACTGATGAGCGGCGCGCACGACAACGCGGCGCTGATCGACGCCTACCGCGCGCAGATCGCCGCGCGCTGCCCGTCCGGATAA
- the rpsP gene encoding 30S ribosomal protein S16, which translates to MAVKLRLMRMGKTKQPTYRVVAADARSPRDGRFIEILGNYDPRAEPSVINLDNAKAVDWLKKGAQPTETVQKLLKISGAWDEFKGGAK; encoded by the coding sequence ATGGCCGTAAAGCTCCGCCTGATGCGGATGGGCAAGACCAAGCAGCCGACCTACCGCGTGGTCGCCGCCGATGCGCGCTCGCCGCGCGACGGCCGCTTCATCGAGATCCTCGGCAACTACGACCCGCGGGCCGAACCGTCGGTCATCAACCTCGACAACGCCAAGGCGGTCGACTGGTTGAAGAAGGGTGCGCAGCCCACCGAGACCGTCCAGAAGCTGCTGAAGATCTCGGGCGCGTGGGACGAATTCAAGGGTGGCGCGAAGTAG
- a CDS encoding Ser-Thr-rich GPI-anchored membrane family protein produces the protein MTRSTKYARTAAVAVVALLGVLLAPTSSRADGASTPLIITSSLGVPDRGDTARAIDNDLTTETYTTPSNNTQEPSYLEFGFASTAMNRIRFIKDNYVGPFDLAIQYTTDTASDLSARTYTNVSGLTNGFHGTELLNATSVNSDGTVTGDAQNDSTAWASLSFNRVTATGVRIAFTNTNPCCNHYHVYEFAAYNDIEPSSITVTSPNGGESWGAGSVHSVTWSFNGEPSTATVKIELLKGTSSASTIKPKRAIGKHGAGSYAWTVPDKPGTRYRIRITVNGTSDTDTSDANFAIT, from the coding sequence ATGACGCGGTCCACGAAGTACGCACGCACGGCAGCAGTCGCTGTCGTCGCTCTGCTCGGGGTGCTGCTGGCGCCCACCTCCAGCCGCGCCGACGGCGCGTCGACCCCGCTGATCATCACGTCGTCGCTCGGCGTGCCCGACCGCGGCGACACGGCACGCGCCATCGACAACGACCTGACGACGGAGACCTATACGACGCCGTCGAACAACACGCAGGAACCGAGCTACCTGGAATTCGGGTTCGCCAGCACGGCGATGAATCGCATTCGCTTCATCAAGGACAACTACGTCGGGCCGTTCGACCTCGCGATCCAGTACACGACCGACACCGCGAGCGACCTCTCGGCACGCACGTACACCAACGTGTCGGGCCTCACGAACGGGTTCCACGGCACGGAGTTGCTCAACGCGACATCCGTGAACAGCGACGGCACCGTCACCGGCGATGCGCAGAACGACTCGACGGCGTGGGCGTCCCTCAGCTTCAACCGGGTGACGGCCACAGGCGTGCGCATCGCGTTCACCAACACGAACCCGTGCTGCAACCACTACCACGTGTACGAGTTCGCCGCCTACAACGACATCGAGCCGTCGTCGATCACCGTCACGTCACCCAACGGTGGCGAGTCGTGGGGCGCCGGTTCGGTGCACTCCGTCACGTGGTCCTTCAACGGTGAGCCGAGCACCGCGACGGTGAAGATCGAATTGCTCAAGGGCACGTCCAGCGCATCGACGATCAAACCCAAGCGCGCCATCGGCAAGCACGGCGCGGGCTCGTACGCGTGGACGGTGCCGGACAAGCCGGGCACGCGCTACCGGATCCGCATCACCGTCAACGGCACGAGCGACACCGACACGAGCGACGCCAACTTCGCCATCACCTAG